The following coding sequences are from one Gadus macrocephalus chromosome 3, ASM3116895v1 window:
- the pla2g6 gene encoding 85/88 kDa calcium-independent phospholipase A2 isoform X1 — protein sequence MQFLGRLLDTVSSVSSNLFSNPYRVKDVPLSDYGTGGKVRLKEEGRMVLYRNPACQSWDCVLMCPENPTLAIRLFQVPAEEDALNWFPQYALKLRPFYETLHLKAESTQPIVDCLRSHPDWSSAHIAVDRGLRECLKHNYIQSQLNARDASGQTPLHVACERGDVVCVRELLEESQARTDIADHNGETPMHCAAKQETAAVVKVLCSRLCAGVNELNTAGETPLHVACRLGRAEAVAALLAGGARCDVTGGSGYPIHSAMKYSEKGCAEAVLTADPGQLQAEDPVYGGSPLHWSKTAEMCRMLLERGCAVNYLSKTGESALHIVTRRGRFEAAMVLMTHGADANLRGQGGNTALHLAMKMDQMDLIKALIVFGADVEIHNDLGETPGLIAARTSKGPNRKILLDMLCSVGVQRCHPPTPTSPPAATPSAPAIGIDDLMHVAASVGAMSRGSSAVDGGKPQRKKADRLLCLDGGGIKGLVLIQLLIALEREAGRPTRELFDWVSGTSTGGILALAIIHGKSMEYLRCLYFRMKEQVFKGSRPYESAPLEDFLKKEFGENTRMAEVRYPRVMVTSVLADRHPGELHIFRNYDPPSLARAPPYASTATFQPLTIPQGWEDEDVLIVGYTQEPARKRRKVTDEEQLVWRAARSSGAAPTYFRPMGRFLDGGLLSNNPTLDAMTEIHQYNKALKAEGRGQEVQKLGIVVSLGTGKPPQVVVNSVDVFRPSNPLELAKSIVGAKELGKMLVDCCTDSDGCAVDRATAWCEMTDTVYNRLSPQLSQEVLLDEVSDAALVDMLWETQMYLYENREVLQTLAQRLILQ from the exons ATGCAGTTTCTGGGTCGGTTGTTAGACACGGTCTCGTCCGTGTCGTCCAATCTCTTCTCCAACCCGTACCGTGTGAAGGATGTGCCACTGTCCGACTACGGCACCGGAGGCAAGGTCCGGCTGAAGGAGGAGGGTCGTATGGTTCTGTACCGGAACCCGGCCTGTCAGTCATGGGACTGTGTGCTCATGTGTCCGGAGAATCCCACTTTGGCTATCAG gctgTTCCAGGTGCCAGCAGAGGAGGACGCCCTGAACTGGTTCCCGCAGTACGCCCTCAAGCTCCGCCCCTTTTACGAGACCCTACACCTGAAGGCGGAGAGCACTCAGCCAATCGTGGACTGCCTCCGCAGCCACCCGGACTGGAGCTCCGCCCACATTGCTGTGGACCGGGGCCTGCGGGAGTGTCTGAAGCACAACTACatccagag CCAGCTCAACGCTCGCGACGCCTCGGGCCAGACACCGCTGCACGTGGCGTGCGAGCGGGGCGACGTGGTGTGCGTGcgcgagctgctggaggagagcCAGGCGCGCACGGACATCGCCGACCACAACGGCGAGACGCCCATGCACTGCGCCGCCAAGCAGGAAACGGCCGCCGTCGTCAAG GTGCTGTGTTCACGTCTCTGCGCTGGTGTCAACGAGCTCAACACTGCGGGGGAGACCCCGCTCCACGTGGCGTGCCGCCTGGGTCGGGCCGAGGCCGTGGCCGCCCTGCTGGCCGGCGGGGCGCGCTGCGACGTGACGGGGGGCAGCGGCTACCCCATCCACTCTGCCATGAAGTACAGCGAAAAGGG GTGTGCAGAGGCGGTTCTTACAGCTGACCCAGGACAGCTCCAGGCTGAGGACCCTGTTTACGGAGGAAGTCCTCTCCACTGGTCCAAGACTGCTGAG atGTGCAGGATGCTGCTGGAGCGGGGTTGCGCGGTGAACTACCTCAGTAAGACGGGGGAGAGTGCACTGCACATTGTGACCAGGAGGGGGCGCTTTGAGGCGGCCATGGTGCTGATGACCCACGGGGCCGACGCCAACCTCAGGGGGCAGGGCGGGAACACAGCGCTGCACCTCGccatgaag ATGGACCAAATGGACCTGATCAAGGCTCTGATCGTGTTCGGGGCGGACGTGGAGATCCACAACGACCTGGGCGAGACTCCTGGGCTCATCGCCGCTCGCACTAGcaaag gTCCTAATAGAAAGATCCTGCTGGACATGCTCTGTAGCGTGGGGGTCCAACGCTGCCACCCCCCCACGCCTACCAGCCCCCCCGCAGCTACGCCCTCTGCTCCAGCCATAG GCATTGATGACCTAATGCACGTGGCGGCCTCAGTCGGAGCGATGAGTCGGGGGTCGTCGGCGGTGGACGGCGGTAAACCCCAGAGGAAGAA ggcggACCGGTTGCTGTGTCTAGATGGCGGGGGGATCAAAGGTCTGGTTCTGATCCAACTGCTGATCGCCCTGGAGAGGGAGGCGGGCCGTCCCACCAGGGAGCTCTTCGACTGGGTGTCCGGGACCAGCACGGGGGGCATCCTGGCCCTGGCCATCATCCATG gTAAGTCCATGGAGTACCTGCGCTGCCTGTACTTCAGGATGAAGGAGCAGGTGTTCAAGGGCTCCCGGCCGTACGAGTCGGCGCCGCTGGAGGACTTCCTGAAGAAGGAGTTCGGCGAGAACACCAGGATGGCCGAAGTCCGCTACCCCAG GGTGATGGTGACTAGCGTGCTAGCGGACCGGCACCCCGGGGAGCTGCACATCTTCAGGAACTacgaccccccctccctggccaGGGCGCCGCCCTACGCCTCCACCGCCACCTTCCAACCGCTCACCATCCCACAAg GATGGGAGGATGAGGATGTGTTGATTGTAGGATACACTCAGGAGCCCGCAAGGAAGCGTAGGAAGGTGACCgacgaag AGCAGCTGGTCTGGAGGGCAGCCCGCTCCAGTGGTGCCGCCCCCACCTATTTCCGACCAATGGGTCGTTTCCTGGACGGAGGGCTGCTGTCCAATAACCCAACGCTAGATGCCATGACGGAGATCCACCAGTACAACAAGGCTCTGAAGGCAGAG GGCCGTGGCCAGGAGGTCCAGAAGCTGGGCATAGTGGTCTCCCTGGGCACCG ggaagcccccccaggtggtggtgAACTCGGTGGATGTGTTCCGGCCCTCCAACCCCCTGGAGCTGGCCAAGAGCATAGTTGGCGCTAAGGAGCTGGGCAAGATGCTGGTGGACTGT tGTACAGACTCGGACGGCTGTGCGGTGGACAGAGCCACGGCCTGGTGTGAGATGACCGACACCGTCTACAACCG cCTGAGCCCCCAGCTCTCCCAGGAGGTGCTTCTGGACGAGGTGAGCGATGCGGCTCTGGTGGACATGCTGTGGGAGACCCAGATGTACCTGTACGAGAACAGGGAGGTCCTGCAGACCCTGGCTCAGAGGCTGATCCTccaatga
- the nptxrb gene encoding neuronal pentraxin receptor b: MKFVVVLVAAGTVAFLGAVICIIASVYPRKIVAPGVDNGTLAPERFDALAPGAVAHAGPLGALQGGGGSFDGGNSLGGIGFDVPTLNELGTGDVAGVGSAKTFSFNRLICTPVPVGECNHKIFRQQQQPQADDPWAVDEESVNLRTTAKDLRQMVGQQNEQILMDKQTIRELTGKLNECESDLEDDKNVPERSVGPWSSNRRFMAGDDVSSSAAAQLQTARAVEELERAIMDLKDRIEKLEAEIGPAALNLTDTSASTTSSSGASNTGSSSNSGGNSNSGSVTVSRTTAPPAAPGASGPGAPGSGGRRPAARPAPQGGSSGRGGKGPWKVGDLEGELERKIKLLEKERQTMRKESQGHRDNIDKGLETVDHRLAELEHTMTELSFPDGFVISFPIRTNQMYGMVRKEMPEMYAFTACLWLKPKEGGIGTPFSYSVPGQPNELVLLQGVHNPVELLINDKVAQLPLSLLQNEWQHVCVSWTLRDGVWKAFQGGKMKGRGEGLAAWHPIKPGGVLILGQEQDTLGGRFDASQALVGELSQFNLWDRVLKPAEVAALADCSSPVLGNIAPWTDLDVDVYGGAIKESLDPCHAAQRTNPKGHKQ; encoded by the exons ATGAAGTTCGTCGTGGTTCTCGTAGCCGCGGGCACGGTGGCCTTCCTCGGCGCGGTCATCTGCATCATCGCCAGCGTGTATCCTCGGAAGATCGTGGCTCCGGGTGTCGACAACGGCACCCTGGCGCCCGAGAGGTTTGACGCCCTCGCCCCGGGCGCCGTGGCTCATGCCGGGCCACTGGGCGCTctccagggtggtggtgggtcatTCGACGGAGGAAACAGCCTGGGAGGAATCGGCTTTGACGTCCCCACTCTGAATGAGCTCGGCACAGGGGACGTGGCCGGAGTAGGGTCCGCCAAGACGTTTAGCTTCAATCGCTTGATCTGCACTCCGGTTCCGGTTGGAGAATGTAACCACAAGATCtttcggcagcagcagcagccacaggCGGACGACCCGTGGGCTGTGGACGAGGAATCGGTCAACCTCCGGACCACGGCGAAAGACCTCCGGCAGATGGTGGGCCAGCAGAACGAACAGATCCTCATGGACAAGCAGACCATCCGCGAGCTTACCGGGAAACTGAACGAGTGCGAGAGTGACCTCGAGGACGACAAGAACGTGCCCGAGCGCAGCGTGGGACCGTGGAGCAGCAACCGCCGTTTCATGGCGGGAGATGACGTTAGCTCCTCGGCGGCGGCTCAGCTGCAGACGGCGCGGGCCGTTGAGGAGCTGGAGCGGGCCATCATGGATCTGAAGGACCGCATCGAGAAACTGGAG GCAGAGATCGGCCCGGCTGCGTTGAACCTCACCGACACATCCGCCAGCACCACCAGTAGCAGCGGCGCTAGCAACACCGGCAGTTCTAGCAACAGCGGCGGCAATAGCAACAGCGGCAGCGTCACCGTCAGCCGGACGACCGCCCCCCCGGCCGCGCCCGGGGCCTCCGGCCCGGGGGCCCCCGGTTCCGGAGGGCGGCGCCCCGCGGCCCGACCCGCGCCCCAGGGCGGGAGCTCCGGGCGGGGGGGCAAGGGCCCCTGGAAGGTGGGCGATCTGGAGGGGGAGCTGGAGAGGAAGATCAagctgctggagaaggagcgtCAGACCATGAGGAAGGAGAGCCAGGGCCACCGGGACAACATCGACAAGGGCCTGGAGACCGTGGACCACCGCCTGGCCGAGCTAGAGCACA CGATGACAGAGCTCTCCTTCCCCGACGGCTTTGTGATCTCCTTCCCTATACGGACCAACCAGATGTACGGCATGGTGAGGAAGGAGATGCCCGAGATGTACGCCTTCACCGCCTGCCTGTGGCTGAAGCCCAAGGAGGGTGGCATCGGGACCCCCTTCTCCTACTCAGTCCCTGGGCAACCCAACGAGCTGGTCCTGCTGCAGGGGGTCCACAACCCTGTGGAGCTGCTCATCAACGACAAG GTGGCGCAGCTGCCCCTGTCTCTGCTGCAGAATGAGTGGCAGCACGTCTGTGTGAGCTGGACGCTCCGGGACGGGGTGTGGAAGGCCTTCCAGGGCGGCAAGATGAAGGGCAGGGGAGAGGGGCTGGCCGCCTGGCACCCCATCAAGCCCGGGGGGGTACTCATCCTGGGGCAGGAGCAG GACACCCTGGGTGGACGGTTCGACGCCTCCCAGGCGCTGGTGGGGGAGCTGTCCCAGTTCAACCTGTGGGACCGGGTGCTGAAGCCCGCGGAGGTGGCCGCCCTGGCCGACTGCAGCTCCCCCGTCCTGGGCAACATCGCCCCCTGGACCGACCTGGACGTGGACGTCTACGGTGGGGCGATCAAGGAGTCCCTGGACCCCTGCCACGCCGCCCAGAGGACCAACCCCAAGGGACACAAACAGtga
- the pla2g6 gene encoding 85/88 kDa calcium-independent phospholipase A2 isoform X2, with product MQFLGRLLDTVSSVSSNLFSNPYRVKDVPLSDYGTGGKVRLKEEGRMVLYRNPACQSWDCVLMCPENPTLAIRLFQVPAEEDALNWFPQYALKLRPFYETLHLKAESTQPIVDCLRSHPDWSSAHIAVDRGLRECLKHNYIQSQLNARDASGQTPLHVACERGDVVCVRELLEESQARTDIADHNGETPMHCAAKQETAAVVKVLCSRLCAGVNELNTAGETPLHVACRLGRAEAVAALLAGGARCDVTGGSGYPIHSAMKYSEKGCAEAVLTADPGQLQAEDPVYGGSPLHWSKTAEMCRMLLERGCAVNYLSKTGESALHIVTRRGRFEAAMVLMTHGADANLRGQGGNTALHLAMKMDQMDLIKALIVFGADVEIHNDLGETPGLIAARTSKGPNRKILLDMLCSVGVQRCHPPTPTSPPAATPSAPAIGIDDLMHVAASVGAMSRGSSAVDGGKPQRKKADRLLCLDGGGIKGLVLIQLLIALEREAGRPTRELFDWVSGTSTGGILALAIIHGKSMEYLRCLYFRMKEQVFKGSRPYESAPLEDFLKKEFGENTRMAEVRYPRVMVTSVLADRHPGELHIFRNYDPPSLARAPPYASTATFQPLTIPQEQLVWRAARSSGAAPTYFRPMGRFLDGGLLSNNPTLDAMTEIHQYNKALKAEGRGQEVQKLGIVVSLGTGKPPQVVVNSVDVFRPSNPLELAKSIVGAKELGKMLVDCCTDSDGCAVDRATAWCEMTDTVYNRLSPQLSQEVLLDEVSDAALVDMLWETQMYLYENREVLQTLAQRLILQ from the exons ATGCAGTTTCTGGGTCGGTTGTTAGACACGGTCTCGTCCGTGTCGTCCAATCTCTTCTCCAACCCGTACCGTGTGAAGGATGTGCCACTGTCCGACTACGGCACCGGAGGCAAGGTCCGGCTGAAGGAGGAGGGTCGTATGGTTCTGTACCGGAACCCGGCCTGTCAGTCATGGGACTGTGTGCTCATGTGTCCGGAGAATCCCACTTTGGCTATCAG gctgTTCCAGGTGCCAGCAGAGGAGGACGCCCTGAACTGGTTCCCGCAGTACGCCCTCAAGCTCCGCCCCTTTTACGAGACCCTACACCTGAAGGCGGAGAGCACTCAGCCAATCGTGGACTGCCTCCGCAGCCACCCGGACTGGAGCTCCGCCCACATTGCTGTGGACCGGGGCCTGCGGGAGTGTCTGAAGCACAACTACatccagag CCAGCTCAACGCTCGCGACGCCTCGGGCCAGACACCGCTGCACGTGGCGTGCGAGCGGGGCGACGTGGTGTGCGTGcgcgagctgctggaggagagcCAGGCGCGCACGGACATCGCCGACCACAACGGCGAGACGCCCATGCACTGCGCCGCCAAGCAGGAAACGGCCGCCGTCGTCAAG GTGCTGTGTTCACGTCTCTGCGCTGGTGTCAACGAGCTCAACACTGCGGGGGAGACCCCGCTCCACGTGGCGTGCCGCCTGGGTCGGGCCGAGGCCGTGGCCGCCCTGCTGGCCGGCGGGGCGCGCTGCGACGTGACGGGGGGCAGCGGCTACCCCATCCACTCTGCCATGAAGTACAGCGAAAAGGG GTGTGCAGAGGCGGTTCTTACAGCTGACCCAGGACAGCTCCAGGCTGAGGACCCTGTTTACGGAGGAAGTCCTCTCCACTGGTCCAAGACTGCTGAG atGTGCAGGATGCTGCTGGAGCGGGGTTGCGCGGTGAACTACCTCAGTAAGACGGGGGAGAGTGCACTGCACATTGTGACCAGGAGGGGGCGCTTTGAGGCGGCCATGGTGCTGATGACCCACGGGGCCGACGCCAACCTCAGGGGGCAGGGCGGGAACACAGCGCTGCACCTCGccatgaag ATGGACCAAATGGACCTGATCAAGGCTCTGATCGTGTTCGGGGCGGACGTGGAGATCCACAACGACCTGGGCGAGACTCCTGGGCTCATCGCCGCTCGCACTAGcaaag gTCCTAATAGAAAGATCCTGCTGGACATGCTCTGTAGCGTGGGGGTCCAACGCTGCCACCCCCCCACGCCTACCAGCCCCCCCGCAGCTACGCCCTCTGCTCCAGCCATAG GCATTGATGACCTAATGCACGTGGCGGCCTCAGTCGGAGCGATGAGTCGGGGGTCGTCGGCGGTGGACGGCGGTAAACCCCAGAGGAAGAA ggcggACCGGTTGCTGTGTCTAGATGGCGGGGGGATCAAAGGTCTGGTTCTGATCCAACTGCTGATCGCCCTGGAGAGGGAGGCGGGCCGTCCCACCAGGGAGCTCTTCGACTGGGTGTCCGGGACCAGCACGGGGGGCATCCTGGCCCTGGCCATCATCCATG gTAAGTCCATGGAGTACCTGCGCTGCCTGTACTTCAGGATGAAGGAGCAGGTGTTCAAGGGCTCCCGGCCGTACGAGTCGGCGCCGCTGGAGGACTTCCTGAAGAAGGAGTTCGGCGAGAACACCAGGATGGCCGAAGTCCGCTACCCCAG GGTGATGGTGACTAGCGTGCTAGCGGACCGGCACCCCGGGGAGCTGCACATCTTCAGGAACTacgaccccccctccctggccaGGGCGCCGCCCTACGCCTCCACCGCCACCTTCCAACCGCTCACCATCCCACAAg AGCAGCTGGTCTGGAGGGCAGCCCGCTCCAGTGGTGCCGCCCCCACCTATTTCCGACCAATGGGTCGTTTCCTGGACGGAGGGCTGCTGTCCAATAACCCAACGCTAGATGCCATGACGGAGATCCACCAGTACAACAAGGCTCTGAAGGCAGAG GGCCGTGGCCAGGAGGTCCAGAAGCTGGGCATAGTGGTCTCCCTGGGCACCG ggaagcccccccaggtggtggtgAACTCGGTGGATGTGTTCCGGCCCTCCAACCCCCTGGAGCTGGCCAAGAGCATAGTTGGCGCTAAGGAGCTGGGCAAGATGCTGGTGGACTGT tGTACAGACTCGGACGGCTGTGCGGTGGACAGAGCCACGGCCTGGTGTGAGATGACCGACACCGTCTACAACCG cCTGAGCCCCCAGCTCTCCCAGGAGGTGCTTCTGGACGAGGTGAGCGATGCGGCTCTGGTGGACATGCTGTGGGAGACCCAGATGTACCTGTACGAGAACAGGGAGGTCCTGCAGACCCTGGCTCAGAGGCTGATCCTccaatga
- the pla2g6 gene encoding 85/88 kDa calcium-independent phospholipase A2 isoform X3 gives MQFLGRLLDTVSSVSSNLFSNPYRVKDVPLSDYGTGGKVRLKEEGRMVLYRNPACQSWDCVLMCPENPTLAIRLFQVPAEEDALNWFPQYALKLRPFYETLHLKAESTQPIVDCLRSHPDWSSAHIAVDRGLRECLKHNYIQSQLNARDASGQTPLHVACERGDVVCVRELLEESQARTDIADHNGETPMHCAAKQETAAVVKVLCSRLCAGVNELNTAGETPLHVACRLGRAEAVAALLAGGARCDVTGGSGYPIHSAMKYSEKGCAEAVLTADPGQLQAEDPVYGGSPLHWSKTAEMCRMLLERGCAVNYLSKTGESALHIVTRRGRFEAAMVLMTHGADANLRGQGGNTALHLAMKMDQMDLIKALIVFGADVEIHNDLGETPGLIAARTSKGIDDLMHVAASVGAMSRGSSAVDGGKPQRKKADRLLCLDGGGIKGLVLIQLLIALEREAGRPTRELFDWVSGTSTGGILALAIIHGKSMEYLRCLYFRMKEQVFKGSRPYESAPLEDFLKKEFGENTRMAEVRYPRVMVTSVLADRHPGELHIFRNYDPPSLARAPPYASTATFQPLTIPQGWEDEDVLIVGYTQEPARKRRKVTDEEQLVWRAARSSGAAPTYFRPMGRFLDGGLLSNNPTLDAMTEIHQYNKALKAEGRGQEVQKLGIVVSLGTGKPPQVVVNSVDVFRPSNPLELAKSIVGAKELGKMLVDCCTDSDGCAVDRATAWCEMTDTVYNRLSPQLSQEVLLDEVSDAALVDMLWETQMYLYENREVLQTLAQRLILQ, from the exons ATGCAGTTTCTGGGTCGGTTGTTAGACACGGTCTCGTCCGTGTCGTCCAATCTCTTCTCCAACCCGTACCGTGTGAAGGATGTGCCACTGTCCGACTACGGCACCGGAGGCAAGGTCCGGCTGAAGGAGGAGGGTCGTATGGTTCTGTACCGGAACCCGGCCTGTCAGTCATGGGACTGTGTGCTCATGTGTCCGGAGAATCCCACTTTGGCTATCAG gctgTTCCAGGTGCCAGCAGAGGAGGACGCCCTGAACTGGTTCCCGCAGTACGCCCTCAAGCTCCGCCCCTTTTACGAGACCCTACACCTGAAGGCGGAGAGCACTCAGCCAATCGTGGACTGCCTCCGCAGCCACCCGGACTGGAGCTCCGCCCACATTGCTGTGGACCGGGGCCTGCGGGAGTGTCTGAAGCACAACTACatccagag CCAGCTCAACGCTCGCGACGCCTCGGGCCAGACACCGCTGCACGTGGCGTGCGAGCGGGGCGACGTGGTGTGCGTGcgcgagctgctggaggagagcCAGGCGCGCACGGACATCGCCGACCACAACGGCGAGACGCCCATGCACTGCGCCGCCAAGCAGGAAACGGCCGCCGTCGTCAAG GTGCTGTGTTCACGTCTCTGCGCTGGTGTCAACGAGCTCAACACTGCGGGGGAGACCCCGCTCCACGTGGCGTGCCGCCTGGGTCGGGCCGAGGCCGTGGCCGCCCTGCTGGCCGGCGGGGCGCGCTGCGACGTGACGGGGGGCAGCGGCTACCCCATCCACTCTGCCATGAAGTACAGCGAAAAGGG GTGTGCAGAGGCGGTTCTTACAGCTGACCCAGGACAGCTCCAGGCTGAGGACCCTGTTTACGGAGGAAGTCCTCTCCACTGGTCCAAGACTGCTGAG atGTGCAGGATGCTGCTGGAGCGGGGTTGCGCGGTGAACTACCTCAGTAAGACGGGGGAGAGTGCACTGCACATTGTGACCAGGAGGGGGCGCTTTGAGGCGGCCATGGTGCTGATGACCCACGGGGCCGACGCCAACCTCAGGGGGCAGGGCGGGAACACAGCGCTGCACCTCGccatgaag ATGGACCAAATGGACCTGATCAAGGCTCTGATCGTGTTCGGGGCGGACGTGGAGATCCACAACGACCTGGGCGAGACTCCTGGGCTCATCGCCGCTCGCACTAGcaaag GCATTGATGACCTAATGCACGTGGCGGCCTCAGTCGGAGCGATGAGTCGGGGGTCGTCGGCGGTGGACGGCGGTAAACCCCAGAGGAAGAA ggcggACCGGTTGCTGTGTCTAGATGGCGGGGGGATCAAAGGTCTGGTTCTGATCCAACTGCTGATCGCCCTGGAGAGGGAGGCGGGCCGTCCCACCAGGGAGCTCTTCGACTGGGTGTCCGGGACCAGCACGGGGGGCATCCTGGCCCTGGCCATCATCCATG gTAAGTCCATGGAGTACCTGCGCTGCCTGTACTTCAGGATGAAGGAGCAGGTGTTCAAGGGCTCCCGGCCGTACGAGTCGGCGCCGCTGGAGGACTTCCTGAAGAAGGAGTTCGGCGAGAACACCAGGATGGCCGAAGTCCGCTACCCCAG GGTGATGGTGACTAGCGTGCTAGCGGACCGGCACCCCGGGGAGCTGCACATCTTCAGGAACTacgaccccccctccctggccaGGGCGCCGCCCTACGCCTCCACCGCCACCTTCCAACCGCTCACCATCCCACAAg GATGGGAGGATGAGGATGTGTTGATTGTAGGATACACTCAGGAGCCCGCAAGGAAGCGTAGGAAGGTGACCgacgaag AGCAGCTGGTCTGGAGGGCAGCCCGCTCCAGTGGTGCCGCCCCCACCTATTTCCGACCAATGGGTCGTTTCCTGGACGGAGGGCTGCTGTCCAATAACCCAACGCTAGATGCCATGACGGAGATCCACCAGTACAACAAGGCTCTGAAGGCAGAG GGCCGTGGCCAGGAGGTCCAGAAGCTGGGCATAGTGGTCTCCCTGGGCACCG ggaagcccccccaggtggtggtgAACTCGGTGGATGTGTTCCGGCCCTCCAACCCCCTGGAGCTGGCCAAGAGCATAGTTGGCGCTAAGGAGCTGGGCAAGATGCTGGTGGACTGT tGTACAGACTCGGACGGCTGTGCGGTGGACAGAGCCACGGCCTGGTGTGAGATGACCGACACCGTCTACAACCG cCTGAGCCCCCAGCTCTCCCAGGAGGTGCTTCTGGACGAGGTGAGCGATGCGGCTCTGGTGGACATGCTGTGGGAGACCCAGATGTACCTGTACGAGAACAGGGAGGTCCTGCAGACCCTGGCTCAGAGGCTGATCCTccaatga
- the cbx6a gene encoding chromobox protein homolog 6a gives MELSAVGDRVFAAESILKRRVRKGSLEYLVKWKGWALKHSTWEPEENILDDRLLLGFEQKEREREMHGPKKRGPKPKSPGMKARTLKGETSSGDANQRKSTRRASPGDPALSPPPPPSAAAATSSSSASAASVTPAAKNSSLASTHKLKKDIHRCHRMSRRPLPRALAASSGPGPGGFPSRPHASPFSETVRILNRRVKPREVKRGRIIVNLKVIDKPGRGSAAGGRGAPAGRQNLPSRNRIIGKRHGEAAPYRPFQPPLKMLGFPMYGKPFGLQCGGPRPFHPLTGGPIPEGAAQSQPGPASGPPSGAPQAPACSRPRPSQPATEAPESRTARPSTPSLAAATSPSSSSLPGDAAPSAASGRQADPPPAAPAEPPRVPAEGDPGWRPDAGPSCKGVVVTDVTTNLVTVTIKEFPSPASRPPSPSSAGTEAGSAPSAAAVEPAPPKP, from the exons ATGGAGCTCTCGGCGGTGGGTGATCGCGTTTTCGCCGCGGAATCCATCCTCAAGCGCCGCGTCCGCAAG ggTAGTCTTGAATATCTTGTGAAATGGAAAGGCTGGGCACTAAA GCACAGTACCTGGGAGCCAGAAGAGAACATTCTGGATGACCGCCTGCTCCTGGGCTTTGAGCAGAA gGAGCGTGAAAGAGAAATGCACGGGCCAAAGAAACGAGGGCCGAAACCCAAAAGTCCTGGCATGAAG GCTCGTACTCTAAAAGGGGAGACAAGCAGTGGGGACGCCAACCAACGGAAGAGCACCCGCCGCGCCTCTCCAGGGGACCCCGCCCTAAGCCCCCCTCCACCGCCGTCCGCTGCTGctgccacctcctcttcctccgcctccgccgcctCTGTGACCCCCGCCGCCAAGAACTCCTCCCTGGCCTCCACCCACAAGCTGAAGAAAGACATTCACCGCTGCCACCGCATGTCCAGGCGCCCCCTGCCCCGCGCCCTCGCCGCCTCCTCCGGGCCCGGCCCCGGGGGCTTCCCCTCGCGCCCCCACGCCTCCCCCTTCTCCGAGACGGTGCGCATCCTGAACCGCCGGGTCAAGCCCCGGGAGGTGAAGCGCGGCCGCATCATCGTCAACCTGAAGGTCATCGACAAGCCCGGCCGGGGGTCCGCGGCCGGCGGCCGGGGGGCCCCGGCCGGCCGGCAGAACCTCCCGTCCCGCAACCGCATCATCGGGAAGAGGCACGGCGAGGCGGCGCCCTACCGGCCCTTCCAGCCCCCGCTGAAGATGCTGGGCTTCCCCATGTACGGGAAGCCCTTCGGCCTGCAGTGCGGAGGGCCCCGGCCCTTCCACCCGCTCACCGGCGGCCCCATCCCTGAGGGCGCCGCCCAGAGTCAGCCCGGCCCGGCGTCGGGCCCTCCCTCCGGCGCCCCTCAGGCCCCGGCCTGCTCCCGGCCCCGGCCCAGCCAGCCCGCGACGGAGGCCCCCGAGAGCCGGACCGCCCGGCCGTCGACGCCGAGCCTGGCGGCCGCcacgtccccctcctcctcctccctccccggcGACGCGGCGCCCTCCGCCGCGTCCGGCCGGCAGGCCGACCCCCCGCCGGCCGCCCCCGCCGAGCCCCCCCGAGTGCCCGCCGAGGGGGACCCCGGTTGGCGCCCCGACGCGGGGCCCAGCTGCAAGGGCGTGGTCGTCACCGACGTCACCACCAACCTGGTCACCGTCACCATCAAGGAGttcccctcccccgcctcccgccccccctccccctcctccgccggcACCGAGGCTGGCTCCGCCCCTTCTGCCGCCGCTGTTGAGCCCGCCCCTCCCAAGCCATAG